The following coding sequences lie in one Pseudomonas monsensis genomic window:
- a CDS encoding sigma-70 family RNA polymerase sigma factor, whose translation MSSAHPVESLYQAHHPWLTGWLRRKLGCPDSAADLAQDTFIKLLSAREPPLIIEPRAFLTTLAKRVLFNHYRRQDLERAYLDTLAQMPQMLAPSEEDKAIILQTLMELDQLLDGLPRPVKRAFLLAQVDGLTYPQIAGELGISVATVKRHLNKAAMRCYFAL comes from the coding sequence TTGTCGTCCGCCCATCCTGTCGAATCGCTTTATCAGGCCCACCACCCCTGGCTGACCGGCTGGCTGCGGCGCAAACTCGGCTGCCCGGACAGCGCGGCGGACCTGGCACAAGATACTTTCATCAAGCTGCTCAGCGCCCGCGAACCGCCGTTGATCATCGAGCCACGGGCCTTTCTCACCACGCTGGCCAAGCGAGTCCTGTTCAATCATTACCGTCGTCAGGACCTCGAGCGTGCCTACCTCGACACGCTGGCGCAGATGCCGCAAATGCTCGCGCCGTCGGAAGAAGACAAAGCGATCATCCTGCAAACCCTGATGGAGCTGGATCAGTTGCTCGACGGTTTGCCGCGCCCGGTCAAACGCGCCTTCCTGCTGGCGCAGGTCGATGGCCTGACGTATCCACAGATCGCTGGCGAATTGGGGATTTCCGTGGCCACGGTCAAACGCCATCTGAACAAAGCGGCAATGCGCTGCTATTTCGCCCTGTGA
- a CDS encoding DUF3649 domain-containing protein, with protein MKGKLAALPLSYRLAITSRVLAAVFGGYLVAALASVTLTLWLPLSRAEVVVTGMTISFLVYLVAVLWCFACRTAWSAWVGLLVPSVMLATISGAARGLGYA; from the coding sequence ATGAAAGGCAAACTCGCCGCACTCCCATTGTCCTATCGTCTGGCTATCACCTCGCGGGTGTTGGCCGCGGTGTTTGGCGGCTATCTGGTCGCGGCACTGGCCAGTGTCACCCTGACCCTCTGGCTGCCGTTGAGCCGTGCCGAAGTGGTGGTGACCGGCATGACCATTTCCTTCCTGGTCTACCTGGTTGCCGTGCTCTGGTGCTTTGCCTGCCGCACGGCGTGGTCGGCGTGGGTCGGCTTGCTGGTGCCGAGCGTGATGCTCGCGACCATCTCCGGCGCGGCGCGCGGCTTGGGTTACGCATGA
- a CDS encoding RNA polymerase sigma factor, which produces MLISHPPESRDDEPQGARAHFLQVFLSQRSQMEALVNRRVGCRATAADLVQDLFLRFWRRPLVQVEELSTYLLRCAGNIAIDHLRSEGTRVRVNEGWQPEEPHSHGSEPQAALEAGNDLRHVEAALRALPERTRQIFLLNRIHGRKYADIAKAMGLSQSAVEKHMMRALEACKASLREPAPRLPGKAP; this is translated from the coding sequence ATGCTGATCAGTCATCCACCGGAATCGCGCGACGACGAACCGCAGGGCGCCCGTGCGCATTTCCTTCAGGTGTTTCTGTCCCAGCGTTCGCAAATGGAAGCGCTGGTGAACCGCCGCGTCGGGTGCCGGGCGACGGCGGCGGACCTGGTGCAGGATCTGTTTCTGCGTTTCTGGCGGCGGCCGCTGGTGCAGGTCGAAGAACTCAGCACCTATCTGTTGCGCTGCGCGGGCAACATCGCCATCGACCATTTGCGCAGCGAAGGCACGCGGGTGCGGGTCAACGAAGGCTGGCAACCGGAGGAACCGCACAGCCACGGCAGCGAACCGCAAGCCGCACTCGAAGCCGGCAACGATCTGCGCCACGTTGAAGCGGCGTTGCGCGCCTTGCCCGAGCGCACCCGGCAGATTTTTTTGCTCAATCGCATCCACGGCCGCAAGTACGCGGACATCGCCAAAGCCATGGGCCTGTCCCAAAGCGCTGTTGAAAAACATATGATGCGCGCCCTTGAGGCCTGCAAGGCCAGCCTGCGCGAACCCGCGCCACGCCTGCCAGGGAAAGCACCGTGA
- a CDS encoding FecR family protein, producing MNRSDSIPPTPAQEQAALAWLSLLHDRPSAGDQLTFSQWLRADPAHARAYAQAQVIWELSEGPARTLADEDAFALQGYLNAMDRPRRKSLVRGAGVLALAASLLLMVSLGTGWQPQRWIADLGADYVSAPGEIRTVTLADQSQVTLDADSAIAVDFSQGERHVQLRRGAGFFSVTHTGAPFVVEAEQGEARVLGTQFEVRLQPHGAQVTVLSGRVGVTAQREGEQQILTAGQQVAYGQGAAQKWHAVDSEAQLAWRQGWLTYYKTTLADVVQDLRRYYPGRIVLLDDELAARKISGSFPSKDPQAVLSSLQGVLGFEQHQVLGHLIILR from the coding sequence GTGAACCGATCCGATTCTATTCCCCCGACGCCCGCGCAGGAGCAGGCTGCGCTGGCCTGGCTGAGCCTGTTGCACGACCGGCCGAGTGCTGGCGATCAACTCACGTTCAGCCAATGGCTGCGCGCCGATCCGGCCCACGCCCGGGCGTATGCTCAGGCTCAGGTGATCTGGGAACTGAGTGAAGGCCCGGCACGCACTCTGGCCGATGAAGATGCTTTTGCACTTCAGGGTTACCTCAACGCGATGGATCGCCCGCGCCGCAAGTCGCTCGTTCGCGGGGCCGGCGTGCTGGCGCTGGCGGCGAGCCTGTTGTTGATGGTCAGCCTTGGAACCGGCTGGCAACCGCAGCGCTGGATCGCTGATCTGGGCGCTGACTATGTCTCGGCGCCCGGCGAAATCCGCACCGTGACCCTCGCCGATCAGTCGCAAGTGACTCTGGACGCCGACAGCGCCATCGCCGTGGATTTCAGCCAGGGCGAGCGGCATGTGCAGTTGCGCCGTGGTGCCGGTTTTTTCAGCGTTACCCATACGGGCGCTCCGTTTGTGGTCGAGGCCGAGCAGGGCGAGGCGCGGGTGCTTGGCACGCAATTCGAAGTGCGTCTGCAACCTCACGGCGCGCAGGTCACGGTGTTGTCCGGGCGAGTCGGGGTGACGGCGCAGCGTGAGGGCGAGCAACAGATTCTCACCGCCGGCCAGCAAGTCGCCTATGGCCAGGGCGCTGCGCAAAAATGGCATGCGGTGGACAGCGAAGCGCAACTGGCCTGGCGTCAGGGCTGGCTGACGTATTACAAAACCACGCTGGCCGATGTGGTGCAGGATTTGCGGCGCTATTACCCGGGGCGGATTGTGCTGCTCGACGATGAGCTGGCGGCACGCAAGATCAGCGGCAGTTTTCCGAGCAAGGACCCGCAGGCGGTGTTGAGTTCGCTGCAAGGGGTGTTGGGGTTTGAGCAGCATCAGGTGCTGGGACATCTGATTATTTTGCGCTGA
- a CDS encoding TonB-dependent siderophore receptor gives MKSRAKSGSVKQWLGVSALSFSALALLPMSVALAAEAVSSPAQQPFTFALAAKPLPQALSDFTRVTGQSVVYTDEAPYGFNAPAVNGQMSAEQALQRLLAGSGLNFRRTDSHTLALEPQPTAGTLNLGATTITSMRDDPLSYQPPETSSVMRSSASLQEIPQTVNVIPAQVIRDQTPRNLDDALANVSGITQGNTLGSTQDSVMTRGFGDNRNGSIMRDGMPIVQGRGMNATVDRVEVLKGPASLLYGIQDPGGVVNLVSKKPELTQYNALTLRGSTYGDGKNGSGGTFDSTGALGESGLAYRLVLDHEDEDYWRNYGTHRETLIAPSLAWFGERTQLSFGYEHREFLTPFDRGTLIDPSTNHPLDISRKQRLDEPFNDMEGRSDLYHFEADHELTDDWKAHFGYSWNRETYDASQVRVTAIDTKKGTLTRSMDGTHGAISTDRFTTASLEGKVNVLGMQHDLVFGVDDEYRKIYRADLIRQKSLSTFSYTNPVYGREVEGTTVSPADSAQTDLLRSDSVFMQDSIHLDDQWILVAGGRFQEYDQYAGKGVPFKANTDSNGQKFVPRAGLVYRYTDELSFYGSYTESFKPNSTIAPLSGSSTVLDGSIAPEEAKSWELGARLDIPGRLTGNIALFDIKKRNVLVANSEGPTTIYSAAGEVRSRGLELDLTGQLSDRWSMIGSYAYTDAEVTEDPDYKGKRLQNVAKNSGSLSAVYDFGSVIGGDQLRVGAGARYVGERAGNAVNDFDLPSYTVADAFATYDTKVEGQKVKFQLNVKNLFDRTYYTSAASRFFVSMGDARQVSLSSTLEF, from the coding sequence ATGAAGTCCAGGGCAAAATCGGGTTCGGTCAAACAGTGGTTAGGCGTTTCGGCGTTGAGTTTTTCCGCATTGGCATTGCTGCCGATGAGCGTGGCGCTGGCGGCTGAAGCCGTCAGCAGCCCGGCGCAACAGCCGTTTACTTTCGCCTTGGCTGCCAAACCGCTGCCGCAAGCCTTGAGCGACTTTACCCGTGTCACCGGGCAAAGCGTGGTGTACACCGACGAAGCACCGTATGGCTTCAATGCGCCGGCGGTGAATGGCCAAATGAGTGCCGAACAAGCGCTGCAACGGCTGCTCGCCGGTTCCGGGCTGAACTTCCGTCGTACCGACAGCCACACCCTGGCGCTGGAACCACAACCCACCGCCGGCACGCTGAACCTTGGCGCCACTACCATTACCTCGATGCGCGACGATCCGCTGAGCTACCAGCCACCGGAAACCAGTTCGGTGATGCGTTCCTCGGCCTCGCTGCAGGAAATCCCGCAGACCGTCAACGTCATCCCGGCGCAGGTCATCCGCGATCAGACCCCGCGCAATCTCGACGACGCCCTGGCGAATGTCAGCGGCATCACCCAAGGCAACACGCTGGGCAGCACCCAGGATTCGGTGATGACTCGCGGCTTTGGCGATAACCGCAATGGCTCGATCATGCGCGACGGCATGCCGATCGTTCAGGGGCGGGGCATGAACGCCACGGTCGATCGGGTCGAAGTGCTCAAGGGTCCGGCCTCGTTGTTGTACGGGATTCAGGACCCGGGCGGCGTGGTCAATCTGGTCAGCAAGAAACCTGAACTGACTCAATACAACGCCCTGACCCTGCGCGGCTCGACCTACGGCGACGGCAAGAATGGCAGTGGCGGTACCTTCGACAGCACCGGTGCGCTGGGTGAATCCGGCCTGGCCTACCGGCTGGTGCTCGATCACGAAGACGAAGATTACTGGCGCAATTACGGTACCCACCGCGAGACCCTGATCGCGCCGTCGCTGGCCTGGTTCGGCGAGCGCACCCAACTGTCGTTCGGCTACGAGCATCGCGAATTTCTCACCCCGTTCGACCGTGGCACGTTGATCGATCCGAGCACCAACCACCCGCTGGACATCTCGCGCAAGCAGCGCCTCGACGAGCCGTTCAACGACATGGAAGGCCGTTCGGACCTTTATCATTTCGAAGCCGACCACGAGCTCACCGACGACTGGAAAGCTCACTTCGGCTACAGCTGGAACCGCGAAACCTACGACGCCAGTCAGGTGCGCGTGACCGCGATCGACACCAAGAAAGGCACGCTGACCCGCAGCATGGACGGCACGCATGGGGCGATCAGCACCGACCGCTTCACCACCGCCAGCCTCGAAGGCAAGGTCAATGTGCTGGGCATGCAGCATGATCTGGTGTTCGGTGTCGATGACGAGTACCGCAAGATCTATCGTGCTGACCTGATCCGTCAGAAAAGCCTGAGCACCTTCAGCTACACCAACCCGGTGTATGGCCGCGAAGTGGAAGGCACCACGGTCAGCCCGGCGGACAGCGCCCAGACTGATTTGCTGCGCAGTGATTCGGTGTTCATGCAGGACTCGATTCATCTTGATGATCAGTGGATTCTGGTCGCCGGCGGGCGCTTCCAGGAGTACGACCAGTACGCCGGCAAAGGCGTGCCGTTCAAGGCCAACACTGACAGCAATGGACAGAAGTTCGTACCGCGCGCCGGTCTGGTGTATCGCTACACCGACGAGTTGTCGTTCTACGGCAGCTATACCGAGTCGTTTAAACCCAACTCGACCATCGCCCCGTTGAGCGGCAGCAGCACCGTGCTCGACGGCAGCATTGCGCCAGAAGAAGCCAAGTCGTGGGAGCTGGGGGCGCGGCTGGATATACCGGGGCGCCTGACCGGCAACATCGCCCTGTTCGACATCAAGAAACGCAATGTGCTGGTGGCCAACTCGGAAGGCCCGACCACGATCTACAGCGCGGCCGGCGAAGTGCGTTCCCGCGGCCTGGAACTGGACCTGACCGGACAGCTCAGCGACCGCTGGAGCATGATCGGCAGTTATGCCTATACCGATGCCGAAGTCACCGAAGACCCGGACTACAAAGGCAAGCGCCTGCAAAACGTGGCGAAGAATTCCGGCTCGTTGTCGGCGGTGTATGACTTCGGCAGCGTGATCGGCGGCGATCAATTGCGTGTCGGCGCCGGGGCGCGGTATGTCGGCGAGCGCGCGGGCAACGCGGTGAATGATTTCGACCTGCCGAGCTATACCGTGGCTGACGCGTTCGCCACTTACGACACCAAGGTCGAAGGGCAGAAGGTCAAGTTCCAGCTCAACGTGAAGAACCTGTTTGATCGCACCTATTACACCTCGGCGGCGAGCCGGTTCTTTGTGTCGATGGGTGATGCGCGGCAGGTTTCGCTGTCCAGCACCCTGGAGTTTTAA
- a CDS encoding AraC family transcriptional regulator, translated as MAAIDTLQVFQALNSSPNARLVHSAELGDGLSAALWTNHHDAQDYEAPSHHTLSCYIAGGTGTFRRDQPGQKGGPDKLCILPADHESGWVINGDIRLAHLYFSAEQFALGCVTLLDREPREMQLREQTFLEDPQQAQRFRQLLTLNWDEPGERLLTSSLAHELISHTLLSQVDARQGLRLKGGLAAHQRRQLVELIDSQLAEPISLGQLAGLCALSEYHFARMFRTSFGLPPHQYVLARRLSRARELLRATALPLGEIALACGFASASHFTNRFRQVLGGTPGEYRQAFLR; from the coding sequence ATGGCAGCCATTGATACCCTGCAAGTCTTTCAAGCACTAAACAGTTCGCCGAACGCACGCCTCGTGCACAGCGCCGAGCTCGGTGACGGCTTGTCTGCCGCTTTGTGGACCAACCACCACGATGCGCAGGATTATGAAGCGCCGAGCCACCACACGTTGTCCTGCTACATCGCCGGAGGCACCGGCACCTTTCGTCGTGATCAACCTGGTCAAAAAGGCGGGCCGGACAAATTGTGCATCCTGCCGGCCGACCATGAATCGGGCTGGGTGATCAATGGCGATATCCGCCTCGCGCATCTGTATTTCAGCGCCGAACAATTTGCCCTCGGTTGCGTGACCCTGCTTGATCGCGAGCCTCGGGAAATGCAACTGCGCGAGCAAACCTTTCTCGAAGACCCGCAACAGGCTCAACGCTTCCGACAGTTGCTGACGCTGAACTGGGACGAGCCCGGCGAACGCTTATTGACCAGCAGCCTGGCCCATGAACTGATCAGCCATACCTTGCTCAGCCAGGTGGATGCGCGTCAGGGCCTGCGTTTGAAGGGCGGGCTGGCAGCGCATCAGCGTCGGCAACTGGTGGAGCTCATCGACAGTCAGTTGGCCGAGCCGATCAGCCTGGGGCAACTGGCCGGGTTATGTGCGCTGTCGGAATACCACTTTGCGCGGATGTTCCGCACCAGTTTCGGCCTACCGCCGCATCAGTATGTGTTGGCGCGACGTTTGAGTCGGGCACGGGAATTGTTGCGCGCGACGGCGTTGCCGTTGGGCGAGATTGCGCTGGCGTGCGGGTTTGCTAGCGCGAGTCATTTCACCAATCGGTTCAGGCAGGTTCTGGGCGGGACGCCGGGTGAGTATCGGCAAGCGTTTTTGCGTTGA
- a CDS encoding DMT family transporter — translation MNLSLYLLTVLIWGTTWIALKWQLGVVAIPVSIVYRFGLAALVLFILLLLSRRLQPMNRRGHLICVAQGLCLFCVNFMCFLTASQWIPSGLVAVVFSTATLWNALNARVFFGQRIARNVLMGGALGLFGLGMLFWPELAGHQASPQTLLGLGLALCGTLCFSAGNMLSSLQQKAGLKPLTTNAWGMAYGAAMLSVWCLVKGIPFDMDWSPRYVGALLYLVIPGSVIGFTAYLTLVGRMGPERAAYCTVLFPVVALNVSAFAEGYQWTAPALVGLVLVMLGNVLVFRKPRVAPVSAAGKLA, via the coding sequence ATGAATCTGTCGTTGTATCTGCTGACCGTGCTGATCTGGGGGACCACCTGGATTGCCCTGAAATGGCAACTGGGCGTGGTCGCGATTCCGGTGTCGATCGTCTATCGCTTCGGCCTCGCCGCACTGGTGCTGTTTATATTGTTGTTGCTCAGCCGTCGTCTGCAACCGATGAACCGTCGTGGGCATCTGATCTGCGTGGCGCAGGGGCTGTGCCTGTTCTGCGTCAACTTCATGTGCTTCCTGACCGCCAGCCAGTGGATTCCCAGCGGTCTGGTGGCCGTGGTGTTTTCCACCGCAACGTTGTGGAACGCCCTGAATGCGCGGGTGTTCTTCGGCCAGCGCATTGCACGTAACGTGCTGATGGGGGGGGCGCTGGGGCTGTTCGGTCTGGGCATGTTGTTCTGGCCGGAACTGGCGGGCCATCAAGCCAGCCCGCAAACCTTGCTCGGCCTCGGTCTGGCGCTGTGCGGCACCTTGTGTTTCTCGGCGGGCAACATGCTCTCGAGCCTGCAGCAGAAGGCCGGCCTCAAGCCGCTGACCACCAACGCCTGGGGCATGGCCTATGGCGCGGCGATGCTCTCGGTGTGGTGCCTGGTCAAAGGCATTCCGTTCGACATGGACTGGTCGCCACGCTACGTCGGCGCATTGCTGTATCTGGTGATTCCGGGTTCGGTGATCGGCTTCACGGCCTATCTGACGCTGGTCGGGCGCATGGGCCCGGAGCGTGCGGCGTACTGCACGGTGCTGTTCCCGGTGGTGGCACTGAACGTTTCGGCGTTCGCAGAAGGTTACCAGTGGACCGCGCCGGCGCTGGTCGGGCTGGTGCTGGTGATGCTGGGCAACGTGTTGGTGTTTCGCAAACCGCGGGTGGCGCCGGTATCCGCTGCTGGCAAACTGGCCTGA
- a CDS encoding 2-hydroxyacid dehydrogenase produces the protein MKKTVLAFSRITPPMIERLQHDFDVIVPNPKNGDINAQFNEALPHAHGLIGVGRKLGRAQLESATKLEVVSSVSVGYDNYDLDYFNERGIMLTNTPDVLTESTADLAFTLIMSSARRVAELDAWTKAGQWQASVGAPLFGCDVHGKTLGIVGMGNIGAAVARRGRFGFNMPILYSGNSRKTELEQELGAQFRSLDQLLAEADFVCLVVPLSDKTRHLISHRELALMKPGAILVNISRGPVVDEPALIEALQNNRIRGAGLDVYEKEPLAESPLFQLKNAVTLPHIGSATHETREAMANRALANLRSALLGERPQDLVNPQVWRG, from the coding sequence ATGAAAAAAACAGTCCTGGCCTTCAGCCGCATCACCCCCCCAATGATCGAGCGCCTGCAACACGACTTCGACGTCATCGTCCCCAACCCGAAAAACGGCGACATAAACGCCCAATTCAATGAAGCCCTGCCCCACGCCCACGGCCTGATCGGCGTCGGCCGCAAACTCGGCCGCGCGCAACTGGAAAGCGCGACAAAACTGGAAGTGGTCTCAAGTGTGTCGGTGGGCTACGACAACTACGACCTCGACTACTTCAACGAACGCGGGATCATGCTCACCAACACCCCGGACGTGCTCACTGAAAGTACCGCCGACCTTGCCTTCACCCTGATCATGAGCAGCGCCCGCCGCGTCGCTGAACTCGATGCCTGGACCAAGGCCGGCCAATGGCAAGCCAGCGTCGGCGCGCCATTGTTCGGCTGCGACGTCCACGGCAAAACCCTCGGTATCGTCGGCATGGGCAACATCGGCGCGGCCGTCGCCCGCCGTGGCCGCTTCGGTTTCAACATGCCGATTCTCTACAGCGGCAACAGCCGCAAGACCGAACTGGAACAAGAACTCGGCGCGCAATTTCGTAGCCTCGACCAGTTACTGGCCGAAGCTGACTTCGTCTGCCTGGTGGTGCCGCTCAGCGACAAGACCCGTCACCTGATCAGCCACCGCGAACTGGCGCTGATGAAACCGGGCGCGATCCTGGTCAACATCTCTCGCGGCCCGGTGGTCGATGAACCGGCCTTGATCGAAGCCCTGCAAAACAACCGCATCCGTGGCGCCGGCCTCGACGTCTACGAAAAAGAACCGCTGGCCGAATCGCCGCTGTTCCAGCTGAAAAATGCCGTGACCCTGCCGCACATCGGCTCAGCCACCCATGAAACCCGCGAAGCCATGGCCAACCGCGCCCTCGCCAACCTGCGCAGCGCCTTGCTCGGCGAACGCCCGCAGGATCTGGTCAACCCGCAAGTCTGGCGCGGCTAA
- a CDS encoding DUF6124 family protein: protein MFKPTPNPPETDDTTPYEFPGSKKFHEAAERALDHYLKPNALTLRFHKPSTMFQVAPDQDNESLLVHACESLAQASLMTSDIAAYIELPQRRTILAIQQIIMLAELAVNRVLDNHEIPQPPPHS from the coding sequence ATGTTCAAACCAACGCCTAATCCACCTGAAACCGACGACACCACCCCCTACGAATTCCCCGGCTCAAAGAAATTCCACGAAGCCGCCGAACGCGCCCTCGACCACTACCTCAAACCCAACGCCCTCACCCTGCGCTTTCACAAGCCCAGCACGATGTTCCAGGTCGCCCCCGATCAGGACAACGAAAGCCTGCTGGTCCACGCCTGCGAATCCCTGGCACAGGCCAGCCTCATGACCAGCGACATCGCCGCCTACATTGAGCTGCCGCAACGGCGGACGATCCTGGCGATCCAGCAAATCATCATGCTCGCCGAACTGGCGGTGAATCGGGTGCTGGATAACCACGAAATCCCCCAACCTCCGCCACACAGCTAA
- a CDS encoding LysR family transcriptional regulator, with the protein MDTLQNMRAFSCVAEAGSFTAAAVQLDTTTANVSRAVSNLEAHLQTRLLNRTTRRIALTEAGKRYLLRCEQILAYVEEAEAEASEAHARPAGQLKVHTMTGIGQHFVIDAIARYRKTHPDVTFDLTMANRVPDLLDEGYDVSIVLARELPDSGFVSQRLGITYSIVCASPAYVKANGCAQKPSDLLNHACLRLVSPVIPLEKWAFDGPEGQEMVTINSSPFLVNSADAMKTAITSGMGVGVLPVYAAIEGLRNGTLVRVMPNYRSQELNLYAIYPSRQYLDAKIKTWVEYLRGSLPEILAAHQAELAAYELSGSLAGARVAN; encoded by the coding sequence ATGGACACTTTGCAAAACATGCGCGCCTTCAGTTGCGTGGCCGAAGCGGGCAGCTTCACCGCTGCCGCCGTGCAACTCGACACCACCACCGCCAACGTCTCGCGCGCGGTCTCCAACCTGGAAGCCCATCTGCAAACCCGCCTGCTCAACCGCACGACCCGGCGCATCGCCCTGACCGAAGCCGGTAAACGCTACCTGCTGCGCTGCGAACAGATCCTGGCCTATGTCGAAGAAGCCGAAGCGGAAGCCAGCGAAGCCCACGCGCGGCCGGCCGGGCAATTGAAAGTGCACACCATGACCGGTATCGGTCAGCACTTCGTCATCGACGCCATCGCCCGCTACCGCAAGACCCACCCGGACGTGACCTTCGACCTGACCATGGCCAACCGCGTGCCGGACCTGCTCGATGAAGGCTATGACGTGTCCATCGTGCTGGCCCGCGAACTGCCAGACTCAGGCTTCGTCTCGCAACGCCTGGGCATCACCTACAGCATCGTCTGCGCCTCGCCGGCCTACGTGAAAGCCAACGGCTGCGCGCAAAAGCCCAGCGACCTGCTCAACCACGCCTGCCTGCGCCTGGTCAGCCCGGTGATCCCCTTGGAAAAATGGGCCTTCGACGGCCCGGAAGGCCAGGAAATGGTCACCATCAACAGCTCGCCGTTTCTGGTGAACTCGGCCGATGCGATGAAAACCGCGATCACCAGCGGCATGGGCGTTGGCGTGCTGCCGGTGTACGCGGCGATCGAAGGTTTGCGTAACGGCACGTTGGTGCGGGTCATGCCGAACTACCGCTCGCAAGAGCTGAACCTGTATGCGATCTACCCGTCACGGCAATATCTGGATGCGAAGATCAAGACGTGGGTTGAATACCTGCGCGGGTCGTTGCCGGAGATTCTGGCGGCGCATCAGGCTGAACTGGCGGCCTACGAATTAAGCGGCAGCCTCGCCGGCGCGCGTGTCGCCAACTGA
- a CDS encoding efflux transporter outer membrane subunit, which yields MPRRINRALLPLSVLAFSLGLSGCISTEGIAPQDKALEASALVTDDAIAHAARDAHWPTAQWWQAYGDPQLNRWIDLAVQGSPSMAMAAARVRQAKAMAGVAEAAESLQIKGESTLKRHNWPTDQFYGPGELANTTTWDNNAALGFSYALDLWGRESNSSERAVDLAHMSAAEARLAQLELQNNIVRAYIELSLHYAQRDIVAATLKQQQQILDLAQKRLDGGIGTHFEVSQAQTPLPETHRQLDALDEAIALSRNQIAALAGKGPGEGAQLLRPTLSLGAALKLPSALPAELLGQRPDVVASRWQVAAQARGIDVAHAGFYPNVDLVGSLGYMATGGGALEFLTGKKLNYNVGPAISLPIFDGGRLRAELGEASAGYDIAVAHYNQTLVNALKNISDQLIRRESMDKQQGFAAESVATAQKTYDIAMIAYQRGLTDYLNVLNAQTLLFKQQQVQQQVQAARLTAHAELVTALGGGLGAGNDVPTAEQTQAPKTPVLLR from the coding sequence GTGCCGCGTCGCATCAACAGAGCGCTTTTACCGCTCAGTGTTCTGGCTTTTTCCCTGGGTCTCAGCGGCTGCATTTCAACCGAAGGAATTGCCCCTCAGGACAAGGCGCTGGAGGCCAGTGCGCTGGTCACCGATGACGCCATCGCCCACGCCGCCCGTGACGCCCACTGGCCCACCGCACAATGGTGGCAAGCCTACGGCGACCCGCAACTGAACCGCTGGATCGACCTTGCCGTTCAAGGCAGCCCGAGCATGGCCATGGCCGCCGCGCGGGTGCGTCAGGCCAAAGCCATGGCCGGTGTCGCCGAAGCCGCCGAGTCGCTACAGATCAAGGGTGAGTCAACCCTCAAACGGCACAACTGGCCAACCGATCAGTTCTATGGGCCGGGTGAGCTGGCCAATACCACGACGTGGGACAACAACGCGGCGTTGGGTTTCAGCTACGCCCTCGATCTGTGGGGCCGTGAAAGCAACAGCAGCGAGCGGGCTGTCGACCTGGCGCACATGAGCGCGGCCGAAGCGCGGCTGGCGCAACTGGAATTGCAGAACAACATCGTGCGCGCCTACATCGAGTTGTCGCTGCATTACGCCCAGCGCGACATCGTCGCCGCGACGCTCAAGCAGCAGCAACAGATTCTCGACCTCGCGCAGAAACGTCTGGATGGCGGCATCGGTACGCACTTCGAAGTCAGCCAGGCGCAAACGCCGTTGCCGGAAACCCATCGGCAACTCGATGCACTGGACGAAGCAATCGCCCTGAGCCGCAACCAGATCGCTGCGTTGGCGGGTAAAGGCCCGGGCGAGGGCGCGCAGTTGCTGCGGCCGACGCTGTCGCTGGGGGCTGCGTTGAAATTGCCGTCGGCATTGCCCGCCGAGTTGCTGGGGCAGCGCCCGGACGTGGTTGCCAGTCGCTGGCAGGTGGCAGCGCAGGCGCGCGGGATCGACGTCGCGCACGCCGGGTTTTATCCCAACGTCGATCTGGTCGGCAGCCTCGGCTACATGGCCACCGGCGGTGGGGCACTGGAGTTTTTGACCGGCAAGAAACTCAACTACAACGTCGGCCCGGCGATCTCCTTGCCGATTTTCGACGGTGGGCGGCTGCGTGCCGAACTGGGTGAGGCATCTGCCGGGTATGACATCGCCGTGGCGCATTACAACCAGACGCTGGTGAATGCGCTGAAGAACATTTCCGACCAGTTGATCCGCCGCGAGTCGATGGACAAGCAGCAAGGCTTTGCCGCCGAGTCGGTGGCCACGGCGCAGAAGACCTACGACATCGCGATGATTGCCTATCAGCGTGGCCTCACCGATTACCTCAACGTGCTCAATGCGCAGACGTTGCTGTTCAAGCAGCAACAAGTGCAGCAGCAGGTGCAGGCGGCGCGGTTAACGGCGCATGCCGAGCTGGTGACGGCGCTGGGTGGCGGTCTCGGGGCTGGCAACGATGTACCGACTGCCGAGCAAACCCAGGCCCCGAAAACCCCGGTTCTCCTGCGTTGA